Genomic segment of Panicum virgatum strain AP13 chromosome 2K, P.virgatum_v5, whole genome shotgun sequence:
CAAGCCAAGGCTCTCACAGACAATAACAGTAAACTAGATGTTTTGAAGAGGTATCTTATCTTAATATCCTCTGAGGCTGTGAGAGGTTTACATACTCATTTCTCATATGTAATAGCAGAAACAGACAAAAAAAACAATGTTTTGATAGGATAAAATCGATGCCTCGGCTACTATCTGAGATAACTGAAAGTCGTTTTGACAATTTGCTGCTCAATGTTTTCTTTGACGATAGATGTGCTCTGCAGAAAGGCTTAAGATCCGTGTGCTGAAGAGAAATTCAACTGAAGAACTCTGTCAATTTCTTTTTTCCTCACTGAAGCCCATATATCATTTTGTTTTATTGTCCTTAAAAGTATagaatgcgatttattttttgccTACTTAATGAAAAGTAGTTATACCTTTTATGTTTTTTCTGGTTTTGACGAAATTTTCTGCAGTGCTATCATGACACATCTGCAGTGACAGATGAGCTAGTTCAGATTATTCTACAGCCAGGGCTTGATCCAGGCGCAGTGGATGTATTCCTTGAGTTCATCTGCTACTCTGGAGGACCTCTACCTGAAGAGTTGCTTCCATTGATGAAGGTTAGATGCTCTTAGTTGTGTGATTAGTTGTTTGTTTTGATTTAGAAATTATATAcggttttcttttgtttgttgcAGTGTCCAGTTTTGGTAGCATGGGGGGAGAAGGACCCATGGGAGCCTGTGGAGCTTGGAAGAGCCTATGCATCTTTTGATACAGTTGAAGATTTTGTTGTCTTGCCAGATGTTGGACACTGCCCTCAGGTCCTTTTTGTAACAGTTGAATTTAGTTGGCTATTATCTATCGCAATCTGCCTATTGTTTTGCAAGTTTAATTCCAGTGGCTCTTGTTTTATTTGCTTGTATTTACCTTGCAGGATGAAGCACCTGAACTTCTAAACCCACTTGTCCAATCATTTGTTGAGCGTCATAGTTAGCACATGGGTGAACCTGCTCTTCTATGTTTCCTGGGAAGGGAACGCGTGGTTATGTTATTTTGGGATAATAAATGGGCCCTTCTGTTGTAGGCCATGGTAAGTGTTCCCACTTCCGAATTACCAGCATGGTCATATGTTTGTCTGAAACTGACGACAAAAAAAGGTTGTTACTCCCTATTTTCTGGGGACTAAGTTTTGTTCTTGTGCTTTGCAGTACTTGCATCTTAGTGCCGTTGGCAAACATCATTTGGCAAATTATTATTCAAGTATAGGAAATCACAAGGAAATATCTGATTTTGTTACAGCAATAGGAAGAACATGTCTCCTCCGAGCAGAGAGGTTAgtaccagcaggcagcagcacagACACAATGGTTCTATTCTAGTTGAAGTTATAGTGAAAGTGAACGCAAGTTCCTACATGTATGTGTATATattacagcaaaaaaaaaagttcctgCATGATTTGTATAGACATAACATTTATGTTGACACTTGACTTGAAGTATCTCTTTCGGCAataaagaggaaaaagaaatgaaaatttGGATGTTCCTGTTTTTGACACTATATGATACTGCATTTTCATGAATTTCACTTTAATATGTTAACTGCTACCGTAGAGACTTCACTTATGAGTTATGATACTTTTGGCGCTTGTGGAAATCCAATTCTGAATTTTGCATGGTAGTGGCGTTAATAATATTAAAATGCATCAAACCCCTGTTCTTTAATTCCGTATGTCTATGCACTTCCCTTCGTCACCGATAGTCTATACTGCAATATCTGTAGTAAGTACAGACCCCGTGAAATTCCTACATTCACatgtaaaaaatttaaaaattctgTCCATCTCATAGCTGCTTCTGCAATAGCGTGTATCGGTTGATTGGACAGATCAGCTGTACTACCTAATTTCTTCAGAGTCTCCATGCAACAGGGCAATATTTGCTTATCTGAATGATTACACAAGAAATGGTCCACCGATTATACATGtacatgaaaacaaaaaaattgcTAGTCGCCCCTTGTCCACGTGACCGCGTCTGAAACGTGACCTGGAGCGCTCCAAGACACCAAAGTCGATGTGACTTCCAGCAGCTCAGAAAAATGGATATTCCCCTTGCACAATTGCATATTCTGTGCAAGTTCACCGTTCCAATTCCGGCGAAACGATACAGCTCTCATCCTATGGATCTGAACTCTGAAAGCTGCGTACGATTCTCGTTCTACGACTCTGAAAACTTGCGTAGTCCCACAGGAGGATAAGGACCGAGCCATTcaagttgcaacttgcaagacACTTGCCAATAATCTTTGCTGCTCTGCACCATCAGCTCATCACTGGAATCTTTCAACTCCTCCCTGTATTTGGTCAGCCATCTCGTGTTATTCGTGTGAAACTTACAGTACTCTGAACATCTCATCAAACAAGCAAGCAAACAAATCCACAGGCTGGCCCTTCCTTCGACGAAGCGACGGCCTCGTCATCACTCATCAGTCTCATCACAGCCAAAACAATCTGTCCTCCCCCATAACAAATTTGGGAAACATGTGCGAAACCATGCGACGACGCTGCCACAACCAACGAACGGGCCTGTCCATGCCGGCCGCTGTCTCTCTAACTAACACACGACCACCGCCACCCAAGTCCTAGCCGACACGGAACGCTAAGCGAGCAGGGGCaccacgcgcgcgcgcgtgtggatTAGAGAATAGAGATAGACCCATGTCGTCAAGAACATAAGGGTAGTGTGTGTATATGGACGAGCCGTGTGAAGCGGAGGAGGATGCATTAAAGGGCGCGAGCAGTGGAGTTGTCGCCAAACAAGCCactgcggccacggcggcgagcgcTGCGAGCGAGCTCGAGGTTTCTTGCAAGCAACCGCCGGTTCCTTGCGGCGGCCGGCTGCCGCAAGGGGTGGCCGGCAAGCCAACCCCAGGCCTCGGTGCGGGAGCTGCTTGGCCGGGCAGGCCCCCGCTGCGTATATAGCAGACAAGTGTCGCCGAAGGATCCAATAGACATTGTCACTTGTCCGGAGGGGATCGGTTTGAGACAGCGAGCTGCCTCCTGCTTCGGTTCTGAACTTCCTGCGTGGCTCCGAGCGAGCTCCCTGGGACGCGTCTGGGAGcttgccttcttcttcttctccggtcGGCGAACTCGCCGGGGTTATGCGAAGGAGAAGGTCGTGCTTGTCTTGCCTGCCCATGGGAACGGAGGCGCTGCCCATTGAGAGGCAATTCGTTCCTCCGGCCGTGCTACCCTCGTGGCCGGCCTCAGCAGGTACGTACGTTCAAGCTAATTGACTACTTAATTTATAATACTTCTTGCGCTGATGTTTTGATTTCTGAGAAATTCGGTGCGTGAATATAATGGTACTTAAATTCCTTATAAATTTGAGTTTAGTACTAGTACTACAGTAGCAATTGAAATTTGTCCTGCTGGTAGACAGCAAAAAACACACGTCAAATGTTATCTTTAAGCTTTGGGTAGCGGTAGCTTGCCTGCAATCACGTCAAAGAATTGAACATGCTTTGCTAAACCCATTAGCTAGCATAGATTCTTAAGTTGATCAGATGAGGGCAAGGATAAGTTCAGGCTCAAGCTCAAGCCACTGAAGCCCGCTTGATTTTGACGTTCTGTCATGTCAATGTTGCTTTGACGTTATGTTTATCTCGATCTATTCAGAGTAGCAAATAAAGCTGAAGAAGCTTTTCTGCTCTAGTGGttataaatgttttttcaaAGTTTCCTCAAGCATAATTCAGCAATCCTTTATTACAGCAATTTTTACACCCTGgaaatttatttttatctcCAAATTAAAATTACCTAAATCTGACCATTTAGTTATCTTGAGTGCATGATGTGAAATTCTAGTAAAAAAAGTATTGCGATTTTATTGCTGCATGCATAGCAGAACAAATTTGATCGAACGAAAATCATCTAAAAGCTTGGTTAAAAATGTATAAATTCGTTCAAAATGATTATTGAAATTTCAAAAGGAACAACAATAATTTCAGTCAGCTGTAAATTGGACACTAGCATGCATGCAAATATATTGACCATCACACCGATCGATCTGAAACTTAGCTTAGCTTGTCTTCTCTGAATCATTCTTGTGTGGCTCACCAGTGGAACTGCTATTTCTGTTTTCAGATGGAGGATTTGCAAAGGGCAGCATAGACCTTGGAGGCCTAGAAGTGCTCCAAATCACCACGTTCGACAAGGTGTGGTCCACCACGCAAGGCGGccaggacggcgacggcgccaccTTCTTCAAGCCCTCGCCGGTCCCGGGCGGCTTCTCCGTGCTCGGCCACTACGCGCAGCCCAACAACCGCCCTCTCTTCGGCCACGTGCTCGTCGCTCGGGACACGTCCGGCACGGGAGCTCTCCTTGCCGCGCCCGTAGACTACAAACTCGTCTGGTCCAGCCCGGACGGCGCCGGCCATTTCTGGCTCCCGACGGCGCCAGACGGTTACAAGGCGGCCGGCGCGCTTGTCACGGCCACGTCCGACAAACCTTCGCTCGACGAGGTCCGGTGCGTCCGCGCCGACTTCGCCGACGCGTGCGAGACCGAGGAGTCGGTGCTGAGCAGCGACAAGGACGGCTTTAGCACCGCCACTCTGAGGCCGGCTGTCCGTGCCATCGACGCCCGTGGCGTGCACGCCGGCACATTCCTCGCCCAGAGCAGCGCGACGCCGGGCGGCGCCTCGACGCTGGCGTGCCTGAAGAACAACAGCGCGCGTTACACATCCTCCATGCCTGACCTGGCCCAGCTGAACTCCCTCCTCGCGGCCTACGCGCCGCACGTGTACCTGCACCCGAACGAGCCTTACTTGCCTTCGTCGGTGACGTGGTTCTTCGAGAACGGCGCGCTGCTGTACCAGAAGGGCAGCCAGACCCCGACGCCGGTGGCCGCCGACGGGTCGAACCTCCCGCAAGGCGGCGGCAACGACGGCGGGTACTGGCTGGACCTGCCGGTGGACAGCAAGCAGAGGGAGATGGTCAAGAagggcgacctcgccggcgcgaAGGTGTACGTGCAGGCGAAGCCGATGCTGGGCGGGACGGTGACCGACCTCGCCGTGTGGATCTTCTACCCGTTCAACGGGCCGGCGCGCGCCAAGGTGGGCCTCCTCACGATCCCGCTTGGCGAGATTGGCGAGCACGTCGGCGACTGGGAGCACGTGACGCTGCGGGTGAGCAacttctccggcgagctcctccggaTGTACTTCTCGCAGCACAGCGCGGGCACGTGGGTGGAGGCGTCGCAGCTGGAGTACCTCGGCGGGGACGACGGCGGGAACAGGCCGGTGGCGTACGCGTCGCTGCACGGGCACGCGCTGTACCCGAAGGCGGGGCTGGTGCTGCAGGGCGACGCGAGGCTGGGCGTGGGGATCCGGAACGACACAGCCAGGGGGAGCAggctggacgccggcggcggcgggcggtgcgaGGTGGTGTCGGCGGAGTACCTCGGCGTGGCGGAGCCGGCGTGGCTCGGGTTCGAGCGTGAGTGGGGGCCGAGGGAGGAGTACGACATCGGGCGCGAGATCAACCGCGTGGCGAGGATCCTGCCGCGGTCGGTGAGGGAGCGGCTGGCCAAGCTGGTGGAGAAGGTGCTCGTCGGCGATGGGCCGACGGGGCCCAAGATGCACGGCAACTGGAGAAACGACGAGAGGGAGGCCTGACGGCTGATGAGGCCTTGCGTGGCCGATCAGACGCTTGCCGATCGATGCAGTACTCGCGTGTCGTGTATGGTATTTGCTAGCGATCGAAAGGCTGTTCGACACGTCCGTTTGTAGCGTGGAACGCAAAAGATTTACTTCACGTGAGCCCGCAATCTGGATCATTGCGATGCTTGCTAGCTGGACCGGAATACATGACTTGTTTGGTACAACACTTGCTCCAGGATTTAGTTAGGTCGAATCAACGGTTTGTAAAGTAAACTAAAAAGGTTGCAGTATTCCGATTCAAATttgtggaaaagagagaagtgTGTACAGTTTCATCTTCGAAGAAGCAACAAATTTTCATGTGAACGAAGCATCCTGAAAAATTGCAGGGGCTCTATGAGCTCTGTCTAGACCAAAGAAGAAACCATAGAAGTTCGAGGAAATTCAAACACCTCCGTTGTAACAGCACAACACAACTCGTGGCTCAGGATGTAGATTTTCTCGGGCCAACCCAATGACCCAGtatccaaaataaaaatttcggTATAAATACCCATTAAactgatccaaaaatatttggTGTCAATTAGTGCCAAACCTCTTGGGTCATTTGGGTAACCTGACTTGTGATATCCTATATCGATCTCCTGGCTCGCAACGTGTCGCCGCCTTCACCGTCGGCCTTGCGCTGCTCCGTGGCCGCTTACACCGGGTTCGGCTGGTGCACCAGTCTCCAGCCctatagtatttttttctcacatcgCTCCAACACTAGCCTCCAGCCATTAGTCaggtaacagtgtttttctctcacaccactctagctccagcctgccgaacgcagtggTGTGCGCTTAGCTGCAGGGTATCACTGACCTCACCCCTCCGACCTCCGCAGACCGCGAATTTTTTTATTAGTTTAATCCtttttaatttaatattttaataatagccCATACAGATCTAAatttccaaaaactagccgttttGGTCGCGCCAAATGTCATGGCGCGGCTCCCTGAAGGGTCACGCCACATGCTTCGACGCGACCAAACTGCCACGCTGGTACACGCGTGCCAGCGGTCCTGACGTGGcaaggctgagtcgcgccaAATGTTTTGGCGCGACTCAGTCGCGCCATGTgccgtggcgcgactcagtcTAATACAGATCCACCCGGCCagcctcctcttccttctcctcCCATTCTTTTTTCCTCCACTCCTCACTCGACCTGACCTCCATGGCGCCGccactccccctccccctctagatcCACTCCATCCTCCACCCGATTCGAAGGGGAAACAAAGGGAAATTGATCCTTGAAGGTAACTCCTCCATTCTAACCGATTGGTTTTCCTCTATTTCGTGGATTTTTTAGGGTTTGAGTTGGTTAGGGTTTAGATAGGGTTTGACCCGAGCGCGCCCCTTCCACCGGGGCCGTGCGctggcgcgccgcggcggcaaaCCCATCGCGCCTCGGCTCGCTGGCATCTCGCCCCGTCATCCGCAAGCACGTCTGCAAAGCGCAGCTATTTCCGCGCAGGTACGCACTGCTCCCTCCTCTCTGTATCTTTGCCCTCTCCGTCCCTTTGCCCTTAATTTCGCTTCAGTCCGTTTGTGACATTTTCAATTCCTTTGCAGGCAATTTTGTCATTTTGCTCTCCttatttctgcaaaacaaaccaaatgATAATAAGTGAACACGAACCCAAAGTATAGACAATGTTTTTATAAACAAAGATGCATATAGACAATCGCAGCAGCACCAATTAGGacattgttttttcttttctttggacAAACTTGCAACTAGCATCCAAATACCTAGCAAACTTCTTGCGTGGCTAACGAAATTCAAAGCACAAACTACCAGCAGCCAAATGTCCGGAACCACAACTTGTTACAAAAATTTGTTTGCCCCTCCTTGCCTCCCAAATCCTACATAGACCCTCAGAAGCTAGGGAGTTTGATGACCTCTTCCTTGGTTGTTACataaaaaaattgataaaaCTTATAACATTAGTCATAGAAGGAACCATAATACTTATGTTAGGGATATACCTGCTTCACGAACACTGCTAGGGAAATACCGCTCTACCCTCTTCTGGAAATATTTTACGATGAGCGGCACCGTGGCAATATACATGAGGAGCGTACGGAGGTAAACTtgtaattgatttttttttttgtattcgATCACTTAttcaattttagttgattataaAGTTGAATGATATGTTTGTAGGTTTTGAAGCCTCTACGTTCCCGCCTTCACAAGCTTCTCATGTGGGACGATAGGTACGCACCGTACCTCAAACGGCTGGATTCGTCCCTTTGGCGTGGTTGGTCAAGGAGGGGCTCCCCAAGATGGATAATGCAGCTTTGATAGCACTTGTGGACCGGTGGAGGCCTGACACACATATTccaccttcccgtcggtgagaTGACAGTGACACTTCAAGATGTGACCATGCTATTTGGGCTTCGTATAGATGGCAGAGCCGTGATGGTACCATCTCTCCAGCTGGATTGAGGGATACTTGTAATGGAGTTTGTTGTAATGTGCTATAACTATCTGGCTCCCTTGTTGGTACTAATTGTGGTTTAcctatttctttattttttttgttgtatTACCTCTTGTATTCAATTTTACTGTTAAAATTGCCGTCCCTAAGTGATTGCATGCAAGTCTGACAGAGAATATATTGTTGTAAATTTTTGTCCACCTTGAAATATTTAAAACAACCTTCTTACAACTTATTTTGCTTGGTCAAGGTAATTATCAGATACAGCAAGGAGTCACGCCATTTATATTGGCATGACAAGTTGGCAAAGATTTGCCTGGGCTAAATCTGGATGGAATGGCGCGACTCATTGAAGAGTCATGCCAAGACGCTCGGCGCGACTCATTGGGGAGTCGCGCCACACCGTGGCGCCGACCAGATCTGGCCTAGGCTAATTATGTGCCAAGTAGTCACGTCAAAAGAAATGGCGTGACTCTAAGATGAGTCGCGCTTTGGCCGTCGGCGCAAGCCAATTATGTGCCAACTGATCACGCCAAGGGAAATGACGCGACTCCTTGCAAGACAAGATACTTGATTGGCCACCACAAGATTGTCGATATCACATTACAAGATAGTTGATAGGACATCCCAACATATTTGATAGCACATTATAATATACTTGATTGCGAAAAGTGTCATCCATTACACGTCTAATAATATTAGTACCAATACATGACCACAAAGTGCACATTAAGAGTCCACTACAAGTAGTTAAAGATTACAATAGTCCACAACACAGTAATTCATGCGGAAAAAATTCAAATTACAACAGTTCATGATAGATACACAAGGTCCATGTGCAGACGCTCTCTTCGCCTAGTCGAAATTGCTATCGTAAAGGAATTGAAAATGTCACATGGAATTGAAAATGTCACAGACGAAATTAAGGGCAAAGGGACGGAGAGGGCAAGATACAGAGAGGAGGTAGCAGTGCGTACCTGCGCGGAAATAGCTGCGCTTGCAGGCGTGCTTGCGGATCTTGCCGGAGGAGCGAGCTGTAGAACGGAGGCGACAGCACGGTAACAGGGGACTGCAACGGGGAATCTGGGACGACGGGGGCGAGATGCCAACGAGCCGAGGCGGCGCGCCAGCGCACGGCCCCGGTGGGAGGGGCGCGCTCGGGTCAAACCCTACCTAAACCGTAATCAATTCAAACTCTAAAAAATTCACGAAATGAAGAAAAACAATCGGTTAGAATGAAGGAGTTACCTTCAAGGATCGGTTTCCCTTCGTTTCCCATTCGAATCGGGTGGAGGATGGAGTGGAtctagagggagagggggagtgGTGGCGCCATAGAGGTCAGGTCGAGTG
This window contains:
- the LOC120692584 gene encoding uncharacterized protein LOC120692584, producing MRRRRSCLSCLPMGTEALPIERQFVPPAVLPSWPASADGGFAKGSIDLGGLEVLQITTFDKVWSTTQGGQDGDGATFFKPSPVPGGFSVLGHYAQPNNRPLFGHVLVARDTSGTGALLAAPVDYKLVWSSPDGAGHFWLPTAPDGYKAAGALVTATSDKPSLDEVRCVRADFADACETEESVLSSDKDGFSTATLRPAVRAIDARGVHAGTFLAQSSATPGGASTLACLKNNSARYTSSMPDLAQLNSLLAAYAPHVYLHPNEPYLPSSVTWFFENGALLYQKGSQTPTPVAADGSNLPQGGGNDGGYWLDLPVDSKQREMVKKGDLAGAKVYVQAKPMLGGTVTDLAVWIFYPFNGPARAKVGLLTIPLGEIGEHVGDWEHVTLRVSNFSGELLRMYFSQHSAGTWVEASQLEYLGGDDGGNRPVAYASLHGHALYPKAGLVLQGDARLGVGIRNDTARGSRLDAGGGGRCEVVSAEYLGVAEPAWLGFEREWGPREEYDIGREINRVARILPRSVRERLAKLVEKVLVGDGPTGPKMHGNWRNDEREA